In the Euphorbia lathyris chromosome 5, ddEupLath1.1, whole genome shotgun sequence genome, one interval contains:
- the LOC136229763 gene encoding formin-like protein 5: MELRKARYTFLLMILLCLSTGRTKGMRRKEEMFFAHHVCPRINQDIAKLAWIHCKNEMIDKKDSFQSFDLCLLKDAALKSKSKHMYDVINVLSSQQKQDIFDCLRKKIVTFDVSSQGYTLKHWFIDYFMWPLDFSFTRRRHLAGDYNRNRGSDQSHQPKSTPTSIPNQTISPTQSLLNVSLFKNPSPKQEQLKQQQQQHGSSTSQLHKYNTSSIPSTSLQTSKKSPPQSPGTHEQSPSPPKNASISEDSLPQNASPSKQSPPQNASPSEESPTRNAPPSKESPTRNETHPSEESPTRNASPNKESPTQNGSPSEESPTLDASPSKASPTRNASPIEEPPSQNASTRHSPPPVAGIAHTRSQSNASMQQPSQGSEIRKEVLIAIAATATATFSFVGMLFCCWLCCRVKKEKSGPMNGYKDAKPLLHLNDLSPGSSQNSSGLRNSFYTRYSFSSKMTSFKANLSMKGGKDSLILQLPLSKGNEGEHSSSLKPPPGRSANSPHKQLPSPPSPPPPPPPPPPPPPPPPPPPPPHSLPPPPPPAPAPSAPEPPKRAPPAPPPKLKPSPLGPHHSRNNTSAGSDALGEASQKAKLKPFFWDKVNANPDQSMVWHEISAGSFQFNEEMIESLFGCTNKDNGKGNRKKDSSEPSTAFIQIIDPKKAQNLSILLRALNVTTEEVIDALQECTELPTELVQTLLKMAPTAEEELKLRLFSGSTSQLGPAERFLKILVDIPFAFKRMEALLFMSSLQEELTTLKDCFATLELASDKLRHSRLFLKLLEAVLKTGNRMNDGTYRGGAQAFKLDTLLKLSDVKGIDGKTSLLHFVIHEIIRSEGIRAVRSARASQSISSINSDDCIEESNHASTEHFRNLGLKVVSSLSTELEVIRRAAAVDPDVLTCTPGKLEHSLAKMKTFLDSDLKNLEEDSTFYTSLATFVKRAESEISGISEEEKRIMSLVQSAADYFHGNCGKFEGLRLFAIVRDFLIMLDKACKDVAVDRAAKPKTSSSSSKKEIPSVPSTPDNRQQSSTHHRRLFPAIAGRRFDYSSSDSSSDDDAGP; this comes from the exons ATGGAATTGAGAAAAGCTCGTTATACATTTTTGTTGATGATTTTGCTTTGTCTATCAACAGGGAGAACAAAAGGGAtgagaagaaaagaagagatGTTCTTTGCCCATCATGTCTGTCCTCGCATTAATCAAGATATT GCAAAGCTAGCATGGATCCATTGCAAGAATGAAATGATAGATAAGAAAGATAGTTTTCAAAGTTTTGACTTGTGTCTTCTTAAGGATGCAGCATTGAAATCAAAGTCAAAACACATGTATGATGTTATCAATGTTTTGTCATCACAACAAAAACAAGACATCTTTGATTGTTTGAGGAAGAAAATAGTTACCTTTGATGTCTCTTCCCAAGGATATACCCTTAAACATTGGTTCATTGATTATTTTATGTGGCCTCTTGATTTCTCATTTACTCGTAGAAGACATCTAGCCGGTGATTATAATAGAAATAGAGGATCTGATCAATCTCATCAACCAAAATCAACACCAACATCTATACCCAACCAAACTATCTCTCCAACCCAAAGTTTGTTAAATGTTTCGCTCTTCAAAAATCCATCACCCAAACAAGAACAattaaaacaacaacaacaacaacatggATCTTCGACAAGCCAACTACATAAATACAATACTTCATCTATCCCATCTACATCATTGCAAACCAGTAAAAAATCTCCACCTCAATCTCCAGGAACTCATGAGCAATCTCCATCACCACCTAAAAATGCATCTATTAGCGAAGATTCTCTACCTCAAAATGCATCTCCTAGTAAACAATCTCCACCCCAAAATGCATCTCCTAGTGAAGAATCTCCGACTCGAAATGCACCTCCTAGTAAAGAATCTCCGACTCGAAATGAAACTCATCCTAGTGAAGAATCTCCGACTAGAAATGCATCTCCTAATAAAGAATCTCCGACTCAAAATGGATCTCCTAGTGAAGAATCTCCAACTCTAGATGCATCTCCTAGTAAAGCATCCCCGACTCGAAATGCATCTCCTATTGAAGAACCTCCATCTCAAAATGCATCTACTAGGCATTCTCCACCACCTGTGGCAGGTATTGCACATACTCGGTCGCAATCTAATGCTAGTATGCAACAACCATCCCAAGGTTCTGAAATTCGTAAGGAAGTTTTAATTGCAATAGCTGCGACAGCAACAGCAACATTTTCTTTTGTTGGTATGCTCTTCTGTTGTTGGTTGTGCTGTAgggttaaaaaagaaaaaagtggaCCTATGAATGGATATAAAGATGCGAAACCTCTCCTCCATCTGAATGATCTCTCTCCTG GTTCTTCACAGAATTCTTCTGGCTtaagaaattctttttacaCAAGATACAGTTTCAGCAGCAAAATGACATCATTTAAGGCCAACTTGTCTATGAAAGGTGGAAAGGATTCCTTAATATTACAACTGCCATTATCAAAAGGGAATGAAGGAGAACATTCAAGTTCACTAAAACCTCCTCCAGGAAGATCAGCTAATTCACCACATAAACAACTGCCTTCACCGCCTTCaccgccaccaccaccaccaccacctcctcctcctcctcctcctcctcctcctcctcctcctcctcattctcttcctcctcctcctccacctgCTCCTGCTCCTTCCGCCCCAGAACCTCCTAAACGTGCACCACCTGCACCTCCACCAAAGTTAAAGCCTTCACCTCTCGGACCGCATCATTCGAGAAATAATACTTCTGCTGGAAGTGATGCTCTTGGGGAAGCATCTCAAAAGGCCAAATTAAAGCCATTTTTCTGGGACAAGGTTAATGCCAACCCAGATCAATCAATGGTCTGGCATGAGATTAGTGCTGGATCATTCCA GTTCAATGAGGAGATGATAGAATCATTATTTGGGTGTACTAATAAAGATAATGGGAAAGGTAACCGCAAAAAAGATTCATCTGAACCATCAACGGCCTTTATTCAAATAATTGATCCAAAAAAAGCACAAAACTTGTCGATCCTTCTTCGAGCATTGAATGTGACAACAGAAGAAGTAATTGATGCACTCCAAGAAT GCACTGAACTTCCAACAGAGCTTGTCCAAACTTTGCTTAAAATGGCACCAACAGCAGAAGAGGAATTGAAGCTTAGGTTATTTTCTGGCAGTACATCTCAGTTAGGCCCTGCAGAGCGTTTCCTCAAAATATTGGTTGATATCCCATTCGCGTTCAAACGTATGGAAGCATTACTGTTCATGAGTTCTCTCCAGGAAGAATTAACAACACTCAAAGACTGCTTTGCAACTCTTGAG TTGGCTAGTGATAAGCTGAGACACAGTAGGTTATTCCTAAAACTGTTAGAAGCTGTTCTGAAAACCGGTAACCGGATGAATGATGGAACATATCGCGGTGGAGCTCAGGCCTTTAAACTTGACACACTTTTGAAACTGTCTGATGTAAAGGGAATTGATGGAAAGACCTCACTTTTGCACTTTGTTATTCATGAGATTATCCGTTCAGAAGGCATACGTGCAGTTCGATCAGCCAGAGCAAGCCAGAGCATTTCTAGCATAAATTCGGATGATTGTATTGAGGAATCTAATCATGCTTCGACTGAACACTTTCGCAATCTTGGACTTAAAGTTGTTTCAAGCTTAAGCACTGAGCTAGAAGTGATAAGACGAGCAGCAGCAGTTGATCCTGATGTCCTAACATGTACGCCAGGCAAACTTGAACATTCATTGGCAAAAATGAAAACTTTTCTAGATTCTGATTTGAAGAATTTGGAAGAAGACAGTACATTCTATACTTCACTTGCTACTTTTGTGAAGCGTGCAGAATCAGAAATCTCAGGTATTTCAGAAGAAGAGAAAAGGATAATGAGTCTGGTACAGAGCGCAGCAGACTACTTTCATGGGAATTGTGGCAAGTTTGAAGGTTTGCGCTTGTTCGCAATTGTCCGAGATTTCTTGATAATGTTGGATAAGGCGTGTAAAGATGTTGCCGTTGATAGAGCAGCAAAACCGAagacatcatcatcatcttctaaGAAGGAAATTCCATCTGTACCATCTACTCCAGATAATCGCCAACAGTCGTCTACTCATCATCGCAGATTGTTTCCGGCCATTGCAGGAAGGCGATTTGACTATTCCAGTTCCGATTCCAGTTCAGATGACGACGCTGGCCCTTAA